A genomic window from Silene latifolia isolate original U9 population chromosome Y, ASM4854445v1, whole genome shotgun sequence includes:
- the LOC141629004 gene encoding uncharacterized protein LOC141629004: MMNCIQSAIYTVYSNFLLKLWTVPDTWNLDQSLDSDATSIFFTLLVMDTSWITLPNDHPNYINGCRKFIELAKKSLVEGKTKCPSKSCKLRYYFTPGEIEGHILFKGFYQKYTDWFWHGKRDVLDHLHGESREEPLVGRDDMKGLLNAVYRTNIPNQSKDFDDDNTSAGSVEIEGTEAEFDDVSMGFSSSGESGNEFEHAYDARTDGYSNNPHNLNNKEDTNYKRLFEAANKELYEGCQSFSKLLFLLHLYHIKCMFHWSNESFNKLLELLLQAFPQVREFPSNFYEGKKIINDLGLGYEKIHACPSNCMLFWGDNSDKEECSCCHTSRWKKVVGDKGKGLAKKGEASKVMRYFPLIPRLERIYASSKTAEDMRWHHKECVKDGKLRHPADALAWEQFDSRYPLFASDPRSVRLALASDGFNPYRLMNTTYSTWPVILIPYNLPPWLCMKPSSFILSCIILGKSSPGIDIDVYLQPLISELKLLWSGVEAFDAFGGETFKLRAALYSTINDFPAYAMLSGWSTAGYDACPRCTHSTNSGIFGGKICYVGHRNWLDPDHSYRSEANLFDGTIAFGCAPKSISGSDVLRQQEKIEYTYGRTTKRLKRPNRAREVGVSTNMVNDSNCEDTNHNLWNKKNMDKSRDDVNARKGLQKLGIKEHLWLQDRPNREPYMPPASYTMSTEEKERFLKVLQKIRAPDGYGSNISRCVNMKQRKLINLKSHDNHVLMQDILPVALRASKPTKVIDLLGELSCFFKSLCSHTLEHDELNALQLKIVLILCRMEMEFMPNFFTIMVHLLIHLVEEAKLGGPVQYRWMYPIKRYLAHLKSYVTNKAQPEGSIAEGYTLEETITFCSRYLEGVETIFNKTKRNDDGSQDMSDYLYRSGGRVIGMIQKVRLDDRSLKQAHRYILLHSDEMKEVLVAFLNHKRREMYLSITQSNANEWIINEFAEWLQTQVQNLDTSTPEGQLRKVLAGGLNNHAKRMTGFMINGYKFQTVDREQKRRTQNSGVVVEADGETYYGKPKDIYELDYFGQCKIVMFNCAWVDIHRGVKKFEDGSVCVNFSKLMHTGRNLADDPFIFSCQAKQVFYVEDEMQKGWSYVISTKPRDLIDTGEIL; this comes from the exons ATGATGAACTG TATACAGAGTGCAATTTATACTGTTTACAGTAACTTTTTGCTGAAGTTATG GACGGTTCCGGATACTTGGAATTTGGACCAAAGTTTGGACAGCGACGCTACTTCAATATTTTTTACATTATTAG TCATGGATACTAGCTGGATTACCTTGCCAAATGACCATCCCAATTACATAAATGGATGTAGGAAGTTTATTGAGTTAGCAAAAAAAAGTCTTGTAGAAGGGAAAACAAAATGCCCAAGTAAGAGTTGTAAGTTACGTTATTATTTCACACCGGGTGAAATAGAGGGACATATTTTGTTCAAAGGGTTTTACCAGAAGTATACGGATTGGTTTTGGCATGGTAAAAGGGACGTTCTTGACCATTTGCATGGAGAAAGTAGGGAAGAACCCTTAGTAGGTCGTGATGATATGAAAGGTTTACTTAATGCAGTTTATAGGACTAACATTCCTAACCAATCTAAagattttgacgatgataataCTTCTGCTGGCTCGGTAGAAATAGAAGGAACAGAAGCTGAATTTGATGATGTGTCTATGGGGTTTAGTTCTTCTGGTGAGTCCGGTAATGAGTTTGAGCACGCATATGATGCTAGGACTGATGGCTATTCTAATAACCCTCATAACCTCAACAATAAAGAAGACACTAACTATAAAAGATTGTTCGAAGCTGCAAACAAGGAACTTTACGAAGGCTGTCAATCTTTTTCAAAGCTCTTATTCCTTTTACACTTATACCATATTAAATGTATGTTTCATTGGTCTAATGAGTCATTTAATAAGTTACTTGAACTTCTACTTCAAGCATTTCCTCAAGTAAGAGAGTTTCCATCAAACTTTTATGAGGGTAAGAAGATAATAAATGATTTAGGACTCGGGTATGAAAAGATTCACGCTTGCCCATCCAATTGCATGCTATTTTGGGGGGATAACAGTGACAAAGAGGAGTGTAGTTGTTGTCACACATCAAGATGGAAAAAAGTTGTAGGTGATAAAGGTAAAGGTCTAGCTAAGAAGGGTGAAGCATCCAAAGTTATGAGGTATTTTCCCCTCATTCCTAGATTAGAGAGGATCTACGCGTCATCTAAAACAGCAGAAGATATGAGATGGCATCATAAAGAATGTGTAAAAGATGGAAAACTTCGACATCCAGCAGACGCTTTAGCGTGGGAACAATTTGATTCTCGGTATCCTCTATTTGCCTCTGATCCTCGAAGTGTTAGGTTAGCCTTAGCTAGTGACGGGTTTAACCCATATCGTTTAATGAATACCACTTATAGCACATGGCCAGTTATTTTGATTCCTTATAACTTGCCACCATGGTTGTGCATGAAACCCTCTTCATTTATTTTGTCTTGCATTATTCTTGGAAAATCCAGTCCAGGAATTGACATTGATGTGTATCTACAACCTTTAATTTCTGAGTTGAAGTTGTTATGGAGCGGTGTTGAGGCATTTGATGCCTTTGGGGGTGAAACTTTCAAACTCCGAGCAGCATTATATAGTACTATTAACGATTTTCCGGCATATGCTATGTTATCTGGATGGAGTACTGCTGGTTATGATGCTTGTCCACGTTGTACCCATTCAACTAATTCCGGAATATTTGGTGGTAAGATTTGCTATGTGGGACACAGGAATTGGTTGGATCCAGATCATTCCTATCGTTCTGAAGCCAATTTGTTTGATGGAACGATAGCATTTGGCTGCGCTCCAAAATCTATAAGTGGTTCTGATGTCTTAAGACAACAAGAAAAGATTGAATATACGTATGGGAGGACTACAAAACGATTGAAAAGACCAAATAGAGCAAGGGAAGTTGGTGTGTCGACTAACATGGTTAATGATAGCAACTGTGAAGATACTAATCATAATTTGTGGAATAAGAAGA ATATGGATAAGAGTAGAGACGATGTGAATGCGAGAAAAGGTCTACAGAAGCTGGGCATAAAGGAACATCTTTGGCTGCAAGATCGACCTAATCGAGAACCATACATGCCTCCAGCATCATACACCATGTCTACCGAGGAGAAAGAGAGATTTCTGAAAGTGCTGCAAAAGATTAGAGCTCCTGATGGGTATGGTTCAAACATCTCTAGATGCGTGAATATGAAACAGAGAAAACTCATTAATCTTAAGAGCCACGACAATCATGTTTTAATGCAAGATATACTTCCTGTAGCATTGAGGGCATCCAAGCCTACTAAAGTTATTGATTTACTTGGGGAATTATCTTGCTTTTTCAAGTCTCTTTGTTCGCATACGCTTGAACACGACGAGTTAAATGCTCTTCAGTTAAAAATTGTGCTAATACTATGTCGTATGGAAATGGAGTTTATGCCTAACTTTTTTACAATTATGGTTCACCTATTGATTCACTTAGTAGAGGAGGCGAAACTTGGTGGACCTGTCCAATATAGATGGATGTACCCAATTAAAAG GTATTTGGCTCACTTAAAATCATACGTGACTAATAAAGCTCAACCAGAGGGATCAATTGCTGAAGGGTATACGCTTGAGGAGACGATCACATTTTGTTCAAGGTATTTGGAAGGTGTTGAGACTATCTTTAATAAAACGAAGAGGAATGATGATGGTAGTCAAGACATGAGTGATTATTTATATCGCTCTGGTGGTAGAGTTATTGGTATGATACAAAAAGTACGCCTAGATGACAGAAGTTTAAAACAAGCTCATCGCTACATATTGCTTCATTCCGATGAGATGAAAGAGGTTCTTGT CGCATTTCTTAATCACAAGCGGCGAGAGATGTATCTGAGTATTACCCAAAGTAATGCAAACGAGTGGATTATCAACGAATTTGCAGAATGGTTGCAAACACAG GTGCAAAACCTAGATACAAGTACCCCTGAAGGACAACTTAGGAAAGTTTTGGCAGGTGGTTTAAATAATCATGCTAAAAGGATGACAGGATTTATGATTAATGGATATAAATTCCAAACAGTTGATCGTGAGCAAAAGCGAAGAACTCAAAATTCTGGAGTTGTGGTTGAAGCTGATGGTGAAACATATTATGGAAAACCAAAGGATATTTATGAGCTAGATTATTTTGGCCAATGCAAAATTGTCATGTTCAATTGTGCTTGGGTTGACATACACAGAGGTGTTAAGAAGTTTGAAGATGGGAGTGTGTGTGTCAACTTTTCTAAGTTAATGCACACAGGTCGAAATTTGGCCGATGATCCTTTTATTTTCTCGTGTCAAGCAAAACAAGTTTTTTATGTCGAAGATGAGATGCAAAAAGGATGGTCTTATGTAATTAGTACAAAACCTAGGGATCTTATTGACACTGGCGAGATTCTGTAG